From a region of the Actinomadura luzonensis genome:
- a CDS encoding tetratricopeptide repeat protein, producing MNPIVIDADRRLGGPYTFAAALLGHLVPRALESRPGLVAAHDIEIRAAAPALRPLVPARRRSLADDLPRAQRVLVPGARRTLRLANGLAEFVRDLLEGTSGLAVTVTNLGEADPTDAELVAVLRRRLDPGLLRLDEGPSAPSAGPLPDDFDRYRDEGFHHAMAESGLARLRAMAYDDDPGAWERLLQRVANALEAVEREDEARALYDEARRRVTDPRHRATMAYATAMILVRHHDPARRDPEEALAWVNEAITITSLLPDPRERAFHLGFDLNGKALVEVRRGRHAAAMELVGRALDLAGTGLAGEHPIHRLVLYANRAQLLALAGRGEEALADYGRAIAADPGYPDYYLDRGNLLHKLGRPEQALADYEAVMRLSPPFPEAYYNRAELRYAAGDLAGARADLDHTLELDPDFAPAYVNRAGIHAATGAYVLARKDVEAGLAAAPRDPHLLCVLGQVEQAEGRPGEARAAYDLALEADPGLVAAWAGRAELAHAHGDHDAALADLGRALALEESAELLFNRSVVYRAAGLPERARRDLLRAADLAPDDPDVGRALAEV from the coding sequence GTGAACCCGATCGTCATCGACGCGGACCGCCGGCTCGGCGGGCCGTACACGTTCGCCGCCGCGCTGCTCGGCCACCTCGTCCCGCGGGCGCTGGAGAGCCGGCCCGGCCTGGTGGCCGCGCACGACATCGAGATCAGGGCCGCGGCGCCCGCCCTGCGGCCGCTCGTGCCGGCCCGCAGGCGCTCCCTGGCCGACGACCTGCCGCGGGCCCAGCGCGTGCTGGTGCCGGGCGCGCGGCGCACGCTGAGGCTGGCCAACGGGCTGGCGGAGTTCGTCCGCGACCTGCTGGAGGGCACGTCCGGGCTCGCGGTCACCGTGACGAACCTGGGCGAGGCCGACCCCACCGACGCCGAGCTGGTCGCCGTGCTGCGCCGCCGGCTCGACCCCGGCCTGCTGCGCCTGGACGAGGGCCCGTCCGCCCCTTCCGCCGGGCCCCTGCCGGACGACTTCGACCGCTACCGCGACGAGGGCTTCCACCACGCCATGGCCGAGTCGGGGCTGGCCCGGCTGCGCGCCATGGCCTACGACGACGACCCGGGGGCCTGGGAGCGGCTGCTGCAGCGGGTCGCCAACGCGCTGGAGGCCGTCGAGCGCGAGGACGAGGCCCGCGCCCTGTACGACGAGGCCCGCCGCCGCGTCACCGACCCCAGGCACCGCGCCACGATGGCCTACGCCACCGCCATGATCCTGGTCCGCCACCACGACCCGGCCCGGCGCGACCCGGAGGAGGCCCTGGCCTGGGTCAACGAGGCCATCACGATCACCTCCCTGCTGCCCGACCCCCGCGAGCGCGCCTTCCACCTGGGCTTCGACCTCAACGGCAAGGCGCTCGTCGAGGTCCGCAGGGGCCGCCACGCGGCCGCCATGGAGCTGGTGGGACGCGCCCTCGACCTGGCCGGGACCGGCCTCGCGGGCGAGCATCCGATCCACCGTCTGGTCCTGTACGCCAACCGCGCCCAGCTCCTCGCCCTGGCCGGCCGCGGCGAGGAGGCGCTGGCCGACTACGGGCGCGCCATCGCCGCCGACCCCGGCTACCCCGACTACTACCTGGACCGGGGCAACCTGCTGCACAAGCTCGGCCGGCCGGAGCAGGCGCTCGCCGACTACGAGGCCGTCATGCGGCTGAGCCCGCCCTTCCCCGAGGCGTACTACAACCGCGCCGAGCTGCGCTACGCCGCCGGCGACCTGGCCGGCGCCCGCGCCGACCTGGACCACACGCTGGAGCTGGACCCGGACTTCGCCCCCGCCTACGTCAACCGGGCCGGCATCCACGCGGCCACCGGCGCGTACGTCCTGGCCAGGAAGGACGTGGAGGCCGGGCTGGCGGCGGCGCCGCGCGACCCGCACCTGCTGTGCGTGCTCGGCCAGGTCGAGCAGGCGGAGGGCCGCCCGGGGGAGGCGCGCGCCGCCTACGACCTGGCTCTGGAGGCCGACCCCGGTCTGGTGGCGGCGTGGGCCGGCCGGGCCGAGCTGGCCCACGCGCACGGCGACCACGACGCCGCCCTGGCCGACCTCGGCCGCGCGCTCGCCCTGGAGGAGAGCGCGGAGCTGCTGTTCAACCGGTCGGTGGTGTACCGGGCGGCCGGCCTGCCCGAGCGGGCCAGGCGGGACCTGCTGCGCGCCGCGGACCTGGCCCCGGACGATCCGGACGTCGGGCGGGCGCTGGCCGAGGTGTGA
- the ftsY gene encoding signal recognition particle-docking protein FtsY encodes MESYLGVIVIVAVVALLAAGGLFLLFRPGRKAPPVKPPETLPIPEETEKPPAAAGEEREGATTTLPPPAPPAEPMVVAPEVEVPPPSAGRMVRLRSRLARSQSALGRGLLELLSRDRLDDEVWDEIEESLITADVGVAPTQVMVEELRTRVKVLGSRTPEEVRALLREQLLIQVNPDLDRTLHVQKHGERPAVVLVVGVNGTGKTTTTGKLARSLVGDGKKVVLGAADTFRAAAADQLQTWGERVGADTVRGPEGADPASVAFDAVTKGMEEKADTVIVDTAGRLHTKTGLMDELGKVKRVIEKKATVDEVLLVLDATTGQNGMRQAQVFAEVVNITGIALTKLDGTAKGGIVISVQRELGVPVKLVGLGEGPDDLAPFDPEVFVDAILGD; translated from the coding sequence GTGGAGAGTTACCTCGGCGTCATCGTGATCGTGGCCGTCGTCGCCCTGCTGGCGGCCGGCGGTCTCTTCCTGCTGTTCAGGCCGGGCCGCAAGGCGCCGCCGGTCAAGCCGCCCGAGACCCTCCCGATTCCGGAGGAGACGGAGAAGCCGCCCGCCGCCGCGGGCGAGGAGCGGGAGGGCGCGACCACCACGCTGCCGCCGCCCGCCCCGCCGGCGGAGCCGATGGTCGTCGCGCCCGAGGTCGAGGTGCCGCCGCCGTCCGCGGGCCGGATGGTGCGGCTGCGCTCGCGGCTGGCCCGCTCGCAGAGCGCGCTCGGGCGCGGCCTGCTGGAGCTGCTGTCCCGCGACCGGCTCGACGACGAGGTGTGGGACGAGATCGAGGAGAGCCTCATCACCGCCGACGTCGGCGTCGCGCCGACCCAGGTGATGGTGGAGGAGCTGCGCACCCGGGTGAAGGTGCTGGGCAGCCGCACGCCGGAGGAGGTGCGGGCGCTGCTGCGCGAGCAGCTGCTCATCCAGGTCAACCCCGACCTCGACCGCACCCTGCACGTGCAGAAGCACGGCGAGCGGCCCGCGGTGGTGCTGGTCGTCGGCGTCAACGGCACCGGCAAGACCACCACCACCGGCAAGCTGGCCCGCTCGCTCGTCGGCGACGGCAAGAAGGTCGTGCTCGGCGCGGCCGACACCTTCCGGGCCGCCGCGGCCGACCAGCTCCAGACGTGGGGCGAGCGCGTGGGGGCCGACACCGTGCGCGGCCCCGAGGGCGCCGACCCGGCGTCGGTGGCCTTCGACGCCGTGACCAAGGGCATGGAGGAGAAGGCCGACACGGTCATCGTCGACACCGCCGGCCGGCTGCACACCAAGACCGGCCTGATGGACGAGCTGGGCAAGGTCAAGCGGGTCATCGAGAAGAAGGCCACGGTGGACGAGGTGCTGCTCGTCCTCGACGCCACCACGGGCCAGAACGGCATGCGCCAGGCCCAGGTGTTCGCCGAGGTCGTCAACATCACCGGCATCGCGCTGACCAAGCTCGACGGCACCGCCAAGGGCGGCATCGTGATCTCCGTGCAGCGGGAGCTGGGCGTGCCGGTCAAGCTGGTGGGGCTCGGTGAGGGGCCCGACGATCTGGCGCCGTTCGACCCCGAGGTGTTCGTGGACGCGATCCTCGGCGACTAA
- a CDS encoding acylphosphatase, with amino-acid sequence MSENSENARLTAWVRGRVQGVGFRWWTRARALELGLTGWARNTDDGRVEVVAEGSRADCVKLLELLRGCDTPGRVDGVVERWSEPRGSLGGFVER; translated from the coding sequence ATGTCGGAAAATTCGGAAAACGCCAGGTTGACGGCTTGGGTCCGGGGGAGAGTCCAAGGTGTCGGTTTCCGATGGTGGACCCGGGCCAGGGCACTGGAGCTGGGTCTGACGGGGTGGGCGCGCAACACCGACGACGGCCGGGTCGAGGTCGTCGCGGAGGGCTCGCGCGCGGACTGCGTCAAGCTCCTGGAGCTGCTCAGAGGTTGCGACACGCCGGGAAGGGTCGATGGAGTAGTGGAACGGTGGAGCGAACCCCGAGGTAGTTTGGGCGGGTTTGTGGAGCGGTAG
- a CDS encoding LysR family transcriptional regulator — protein MDFRELECFVVLSEELHFARTAERLYLSPGRVSQLLRALETRIGGRLFDRTSRRVRLTPLGERFLADLRPAYDGLAGAVSRARAAAREVTGVVRIGFLATPTDAVTGSVRAFERRHPGSSAELVEIPLSDPFGKLRAGEVDVVFTLLPVREPDLATGPALNRVPYRLGVSVRHPLAGRAGIAAEELADVPLIGLRGPAPLWWRERSAPSVTPSGRPIPRAGEVATAQEGLTQVALGRGGMLFCAPTTEHHLRPDVSFVPVSGLAPSILGLAWVKAAETAAVRAFAEAAAGHALGAGDALVA, from the coding sequence ATGGACTTCAGGGAGCTGGAGTGCTTCGTCGTGCTCAGTGAGGAGCTGCACTTCGCCCGCACCGCCGAACGGCTCTACCTGTCACCCGGCCGGGTCAGCCAGCTCCTCCGCGCGCTGGAGACCAGGATCGGCGGCAGGCTGTTCGACCGGACCAGCCGCCGCGTGCGCCTGACGCCGCTCGGCGAGCGCTTCCTGGCCGACCTCAGGCCCGCCTACGACGGCCTGGCGGGCGCCGTGAGCCGCGCCAGGGCCGCCGCGCGCGAGGTGACGGGCGTGGTGCGCATCGGCTTCCTCGCCACGCCCACGGACGCCGTCACGGGCAGCGTACGGGCCTTCGAGCGCCGCCACCCCGGCTCGTCGGCCGAGCTGGTGGAGATCCCGCTCTCCGACCCCTTCGGCAAGCTGCGGGCGGGCGAGGTGGACGTGGTCTTCACCCTGCTGCCGGTGCGCGAGCCGGACCTCGCGACCGGGCCGGCGCTGAACCGGGTGCCCTACCGGCTCGGCGTCTCCGTCCGCCATCCGCTGGCGGGCCGGGCGGGGATCGCGGCCGAGGAGCTGGCGGACGTCCCCCTGATCGGTCTCCGGGGGCCCGCGCCGCTGTGGTGGCGGGAGCGGTCGGCACCCTCCGTGACCCCTTCCGGACGTCCGATACCCCGCGCCGGCGAGGTGGCGACCGCCCAGGAGGGCTTGACACAGGTGGCGCTGGGGCGGGGCGGCATGCTCTTCTGCGCCCCCACCACCGAGCACCATCTGCGGCCCGACGTAAGCTTCGTCCCGGTCAGCGGGCTGGCTCCGTCGATCCTCGGGCTCGCCTGGGTGAAGGCGGCGGAGACGGCGGCGGTCAGGGCGTTCGCGGAGGCGGCGGCCGGGCACGCGCTCGGGGCCGGGGACGCCCTGGTCGCCTGA
- a CDS encoding MFS transporter encodes MTTTLGTTVARPRTIAVSSVALGTFTLVTSEMLPVGLLTSIAADLGVSPGTAGLMMSAPGLVAAVAAPVLAVAARRADRRSLLLGLMALLAVADLAAALAPGWAVMLAARVATGVSIGGFWAFAAGLGARLVPERQVGRATSIILSGVSVASVLGVPAATLVSSAAGWRAAFAAMGVLAVALLALLAATLPPLPGDAPARPAAAEHADGLPSAPEDAPARPGFRLSRPLAVVLVLTVLVIAGHFAAYTYVRPFLEQVAHAGPGLVGAALLLYGAAGVAGNFAAGARAARGPRAVLVVLAALIALATAALPALGGPGAVLPLAALVVWGLGYGGVGVTLQLWIMREGGGELGTALFVSAFNLSIALGSLLGGRVVDGVSITAAMWPAAVLSVLAAAVAGIWGRSRTSGS; translated from the coding sequence ATGACGACAACCTTGGGAACCACCGTGGCGCGGCCCCGGACGATCGCCGTGTCCTCGGTCGCGCTCGGCACCTTCACGCTCGTGACCAGCGAGATGCTGCCCGTCGGGCTGCTCACCTCGATCGCCGCCGACCTCGGGGTGTCGCCGGGGACGGCAGGGCTGATGATGTCCGCGCCGGGGCTCGTGGCCGCCGTGGCCGCGCCGGTGCTCGCCGTGGCCGCGCGCCGGGCCGATCGGCGGAGCCTGTTGCTCGGGCTCATGGCGCTGCTGGCCGTGGCCGACCTCGCGGCGGCGCTCGCGCCCGGCTGGGCGGTGATGCTGGCGGCCCGGGTCGCGACCGGGGTGAGCATCGGCGGGTTCTGGGCGTTCGCGGCGGGGCTGGGGGCGCGGCTGGTGCCTGAGCGGCAGGTCGGGCGGGCCACCTCGATCATCCTGAGCGGGGTGTCGGTGGCGTCGGTGCTGGGGGTGCCGGCGGCGACGCTGGTGTCGTCGGCGGCCGGCTGGCGGGCCGCCTTCGCCGCGATGGGCGTGCTGGCCGTGGCCCTGCTCGCGCTGCTCGCCGCCACCCTCCCGCCCCTGCCGGGCGACGCCCCCGCACGCCCCGCCGCCGCTGAGCACGCCGACGGGCTCCCGTCCGCGCCCGAGGACGCCCCCGCGCGGCCGGGGTTCCGGCTGTCGCGGCCGCTCGCCGTCGTGCTCGTGCTGACCGTGCTCGTCATCGCCGGGCACTTCGCCGCCTACACCTACGTCCGGCCGTTCCTGGAGCAGGTCGCGCACGCCGGGCCGGGCCTGGTCGGCGCCGCCCTCCTGCTGTACGGCGCCGCCGGCGTCGCCGGGAACTTCGCCGCCGGGGCCCGCGCCGCCCGCGGCCCCCGGGCCGTCCTCGTCGTGCTGGCCGCGCTCATCGCCCTCGCCACCGCCGCGCTGCCGGCCCTCGGCGGGCCGGGCGCCGTCCTGCCCCTGGCGGCGCTCGTCGTCTGGGGGCTCGGCTACGGCGGCGTCGGAGTGACGCTGCAGCTGTGGATCATGCGCGAGGGCGGCGGCGAGCTGGGCACGGCGCTCTTCGTGAGCGCGTTCAACCTGTCCATCGCGCTCGGCTCGCTGCTCGGCGGCAGGGTGGTGGACGGGGTGTCGATCACCGCCGCGATGTGGCCGGCGGCCGTCCTCAGCGTGCTGGCCGCTGCCGTCGCTGGCATCTGGGGCAGGAGTAGGACGAGCGGTTCATGA
- the mutM gene encoding bifunctional DNA-formamidopyrimidine glycosylase/DNA-(apurinic or apyrimidinic site) lyase has protein sequence MPELPEVEVVRRGLEQWVVGREIASAEVLHPRAIRRHVPGADEFAARLKGRTVLSAERRGKYLWLPLSGAREALLAHLGMSGQLLVVEPETPPEKHLRVRLRFEDGGPDLRFVDQRTFGHVMLTALMDGVPEPIAHIAPDPFEPAFDDAEFARRLRARRTEVKRALLDQSLISGVGNIYADEALWIARLHWARPTETLTRPKIAELLAAVRTVMAAALRQGGTSFDSLYVNVNGESGYFDRSLEVYGRRDLPCSRCGTAIRREAFMNRSSYSCPRCQRRQRPAR, from the coding sequence ATGCCGGAGCTGCCGGAGGTCGAGGTCGTCAGGCGCGGCCTCGAACAGTGGGTCGTCGGGCGCGAGATCGCCTCGGCGGAGGTGCTGCACCCCCGCGCGATCAGGCGGCACGTGCCCGGCGCCGACGAGTTCGCCGCCCGGCTGAAGGGCCGGACGGTGCTGTCGGCCGAGCGGCGCGGCAAGTACCTGTGGCTGCCGCTGTCCGGCGCGAGGGAGGCGCTGCTGGCGCACCTGGGGATGAGCGGGCAGCTCCTGGTCGTCGAGCCGGAGACGCCGCCGGAGAAGCACCTGCGGGTGCGCCTGCGCTTCGAGGACGGCGGCCCCGACCTGCGCTTCGTCGACCAGCGCACGTTCGGCCACGTCATGCTGACCGCCCTAATGGACGGGGTGCCCGAGCCGATCGCGCACATCGCGCCCGACCCGTTCGAGCCGGCCTTCGACGACGCCGAGTTCGCCCGGCGGCTGCGGGCCAGGCGCACCGAGGTCAAGCGGGCCCTGCTGGACCAGTCGCTGATCAGCGGCGTCGGCAACATCTACGCCGACGAGGCGCTGTGGATCGCCCGGCTGCACTGGGCCCGCCCGACCGAGACGCTCACCCGGCCCAAGATCGCCGAGCTGCTGGCCGCCGTCCGCACGGTCATGGCCGCCGCGCTGCGCCAGGGCGGCACGTCGTTCGACAGCCTGTACGTCAACGTCAACGGCGAGAGCGGCTACTTCGACCGGTCGCTCGAGGTCTACGGCCGCCGCGACCTGCCGTGCTCGCGCTGCGGCACCGCCATCAGGCGGGAGGCGTTCATGAACCGCTCGTCCTACTCCTGCCCCAGATGCCAGCGACGGCAGCGGCCAGCACGCTGA
- the rnc gene encoding ribonuclease III, translating to MAVEVARDELERVLSVGLDADILERALTHRSYAYENGGLPTNERLEFLGDSVLGLVVTDTLYRNHPDLPEGQLAKLRAAVVNMRALADVARNLGLGRFLRLGRGEEGTGGRDKSSILADTLEALIGAIYVDKGLDEAFRVVHLLFDPLIVRSASLGAGLDWKTSLQELTASEALGVPEYHVEESGPDHAKSFTAMVRVGGESYGSGTGRSKKEAEQQAAEAAWTRIRARREERDKQRESQPAAG from the coding sequence GTGGCCGTCGAGGTCGCGAGGGACGAACTGGAGCGGGTTCTGTCGGTCGGCCTCGACGCCGACATCCTGGAGCGGGCGCTGACGCACCGCTCGTACGCGTACGAGAACGGCGGCCTGCCGACCAACGAGCGCCTGGAGTTCCTCGGCGACTCGGTGCTCGGCCTGGTCGTCACCGACACGCTCTACCGCAACCACCCCGACCTGCCCGAGGGTCAGCTCGCCAAGCTGCGGGCGGCCGTGGTCAACATGCGGGCGCTCGCCGACGTGGCCCGCAACCTCGGGCTGGGCCGCTTCCTGCGGCTCGGCAGGGGCGAGGAGGGCACCGGCGGGCGCGACAAGTCCTCGATCCTGGCCGACACGCTGGAGGCGCTGATCGGCGCCATCTACGTCGACAAGGGTCTCGACGAGGCGTTCCGGGTCGTCCACCTGCTGTTCGACCCGCTGATCGTGCGCTCGGCGTCGCTCGGCGCCGGGCTCGACTGGAAGACCTCGCTGCAGGAGCTCACCGCCTCCGAGGCGCTCGGGGTGCCCGAGTACCACGTCGAGGAGAGCGGCCCCGACCACGCCAAGTCGTTCACCGCCATGGTGCGGGTCGGCGGCGAGTCGTACGGATCGGGCACCGGGCGCAGCAAGAAGGAGGCCGAGCAGCAGGCGGCCGAGGCGGCGTGGACCCGCATCAGGGCCCGCCGCGAGGAGCGTGACAAGCAGCGCGAGAGCCAGCCCGCCGCGGGCTGA
- the rpmF gene encoding 50S ribosomal protein L32 produces the protein MAVPKRKMSRSNTRARRSQWKTTAVALVSCPQCRSPKQPHIACPTCGTYNRRQVIEPSA, from the coding sequence GTGGCCGTCCCGAAGCGAAAGATGTCGCGGAGCAACACCCGCGCCCGTCGCTCCCAGTGGAAGACGACTGCCGTCGCCCTGGTGAGCTGCCCGCAGTGCCGTTCGCCGAAGCAGCCGCACATCGCGTGCCCCACCTGCGGCACCTACAACCGCCGTCAGGTCATCGAGCCGTCCGCCTGA
- a CDS encoding YceD family protein, with product MPSEIRMTQHLDPRSPWVISTHDLGKRPGTMRQMTLTLPAPADLGVDMIGVPKDSEVELDLRLEAVMEGVLVSGTARAPLAGECARCLDPMSSDIEVDLQELFFYSDEDASEDDSLLDGELFDLEPTFRDAVVLALPLSPVCREDCEGLCAECGVKLAEAGDDHRHQKIDARWASLQGLISDKDNDQEK from the coding sequence ATGCCTAGCGAGATCAGGATGACTCAGCACCTCGACCCCCGCTCCCCGTGGGTGATCTCCACTCATGACCTGGGCAAGCGGCCGGGCACGATGCGGCAGATGACCCTGACGCTCCCGGCACCGGCAGACCTCGGCGTCGACATGATCGGAGTCCCCAAAGACTCCGAAGTCGAGCTGGACCTCCGGCTCGAAGCAGTGATGGAAGGCGTGCTCGTGTCCGGCACGGCGCGCGCCCCGCTCGCCGGGGAGTGCGCCCGCTGTCTCGACCCGATGTCCTCGGACATCGAGGTCGATCTGCAGGAGCTCTTCTTCTACTCCGACGAGGACGCCTCCGAGGACGACTCGCTGCTCGACGGCGAGCTGTTCGACCTCGAGCCGACCTTCCGCGACGCGGTGGTGCTCGCACTGCCGCTGAGCCCCGTGTGCCGCGAGGACTGCGAGGGGCTCTGCGCGGAGTGCGGGGTCAAGCTGGCCGAGGCCGGCGACGACCACCGGCACCAGAAGATCGATGCCCGCTGGGCGTCGCTGCAAGGTCTGATTTCCGACAAAGATAACGATCAGGAGAAGTGA
- the coaD gene encoding pantetheine-phosphate adenylyltransferase has translation MRRVVCPGSFDPITNGHLDIIGRSARLYDEVTVAVLINVEKSSLFTVDERIEILQTVTKEFANVKVRKFHGLLVDFCKQNDIPAIVKGIRVVSDFDYELQMAQLNYRLSGVETLFMPTNPEYSFLSSSRVKEIARYGGDVSGLVPDLVHKLLIERLRG, from the coding sequence TTGCGCCGCGTAGTCTGCCCGGGGTCGTTCGACCCCATCACCAATGGCCACCTCGACATCATCGGGCGATCGGCCCGCCTGTACGACGAGGTGACCGTGGCGGTCCTCATCAACGTCGAGAAAAGCAGCCTGTTCACGGTCGATGAACGCATCGAGATCCTCCAGACCGTGACCAAGGAGTTCGCCAACGTCAAGGTCCGCAAGTTCCACGGACTGCTGGTGGACTTCTGCAAGCAGAACGACATCCCCGCCATCGTCAAGGGCATCCGGGTGGTCAGCGACTTCGACTACGAGCTGCAGATGGCCCAGCTCAACTACCGTCTGTCGGGCGTCGAGACGCTGTTCATGCCGACCAACCCCGAGTACTCGTTCCTGTCCTCCAGCAGGGTCAAGGAGATCGCCCGCTACGGCGGCGACGTGTCGGGCCTGGTGCCCGACCTCGTCCACAAGCTGCTCATCGAGCGGCTCAGGGGCTGA
- the rsmD gene encoding 16S rRNA (guanine(966)-N(2))-methyltransferase RsmD, producing the protein MTRIIAGSAGGRRLAVPPGRGTRPTSDRAREGIFLTIASLYGLEEVRFLDLYAGSGAIGLEALSRGAAEAVLVESDPKAVRTIKDNVRSLGLAGARVVADKAERLLAGPPEGGPFDVVFADPPYAVPDAGVTAVLELLRDNGWLVDEGLVAFERESRGKSLVWPGGYVEERVRRYGEASVWYGRAAGNP; encoded by the coding sequence ATGACTCGGATCATCGCGGGGAGCGCAGGTGGCCGGCGGCTGGCGGTGCCGCCGGGGCGCGGCACGAGGCCCACCAGCGACAGGGCCAGAGAAGGGATCTTCTTGACGATCGCCTCCCTGTACGGCCTGGAGGAGGTCCGCTTCCTCGACCTGTACGCCGGTTCCGGCGCGATCGGCCTGGAGGCGCTGTCGCGCGGCGCGGCCGAGGCGGTGCTGGTGGAGTCGGACCCGAAGGCGGTGCGCACGATCAAGGACAACGTGCGCTCGCTGGGCCTGGCGGGCGCGCGGGTGGTCGCGGACAAGGCCGAGCGGCTGCTGGCCGGGCCGCCGGAGGGCGGGCCGTTCGACGTGGTGTTCGCCGATCCGCCGTACGCAGTGCCGGACGCCGGGGTGACGGCCGTGCTGGAGCTGCTGCGGGACAACGGGTGGCTGGTTGATGAGGGATTGGTGGCATTCGAGCGGGAAAGCAGGGGAAAGTCCCTGGTGTGGCCCGGGGGGTACGTTGAGGAGAGGGTCCGTCGTTATGGCGAAGCGTCCGTTTGGTACGGTCGCGCCGCCGGGAACCCGTAG